In Lactiplantibacillus pentosus, the sequence CTGACTGGGCTTCAAAATGGCTGGTGTGCCAAATTCAGCGACGAATGCCTGGACCTCATCCAGCGTCGTGACCCGTGCAAAGCGCGGGACATTCAGTCCTTTAAGCTGTGCGAACTGTTTCATGGTTATTTTGTCACGATACAAGGTGCCGCTAAAATAGTCTTGCCCAGGAATGTGAAGTAAACTGCGAATTTTGGCGACACGCAAAATATCGAACTCTGATAACGTAATCAAGCGATCAAATGGCTGTTCCTGATGCAGTCGGGCGACAAGCGCTGTTAATTTGAGGTCATTATCATAGTCTGCAAACACGATCACCTTTTTCAAATTGGTGCTGTCAGCCACCGATACGGGATAACGTGAAATTAGGGTCACATCCGCCCCCTGAGGCGTCCATTGATTAAATGGCGCACGAACTAACGGGACCCGGTTAATAATACCAACTCTCATTATGCTAATCCGCCTTCTTTTCCGTCACAATTTTAAACGTCGCAAGTAACTCGTGACGTAAGTCTTCTAAGTGGAAGAAATCGGGATCACTAATAATGACGTAGCCCAAGCGTTTTTCTGAATCGCTAAAGACCGGCACTGAGTCCCCGACTGACACTGCTAACTGATGTGGACACGGATCCAGCGCCGCTTCGTGTTCAATGTTCACGATGACGCCTGGTTGCGCATCAAAGTAAGTTTGACTCGCAAAATTACGGGTAGTCGCGTTAAATGAGACGGGTTGGCCAGCTAATAATTGACAGTATTTCCACAGAAAATCGTCCCCATACGCCGCAGTAATCAAGTCCACAATTCGGTCTCCAGGCCGACGCCCCGCGCATTCTACTAAGTAGGGCTGGTTGTCAGCGGTCACGAGCCATTCAGCGTGTAAAACGGCGGTGTCTATCTCGGCTGCATTCACCAGACAATCCATCATTTGATAAATAGCTTGTCGTAGCTGACCGTTGACGATAGCCGGCACAAGATGTCCGGATTCCACAAAAAATTCGTTATGAAATTTGAATTTCTTAGTCAGATTCTGAAAAATAACGTGGCCGGATTGCACCACGTACTCGCATGAATATTCGGCACCCGTAATCATTTCCTCAGCCATCAAGGCGACTGGTTCATCGGCGTCTTCAGCAATTTGCTGGCAAAATGCAAATTCTGATGCCAACTGAGCTTCATCGGTGATCTTAACGACACCCAATGAACCGGCCAGCGTCGTTGGTTTCAAAATCATTGCGCCATGCGCCTTGAAGAAGGTTCGAAGTTGTTCAATGGAAGTCACTTGTTGATACGCAGGTTGATTAATCGGCAAATCCTGACAAAAAGAACGCAACGCCAGCTTATTTCGAAACAGTTTTGCTCCCAGATCACCA encodes:
- a CDS encoding ATP-grasp domain-containing protein produces the protein MNYVLVGKSVVIARKIHQVSPQSNLLIVDEQSNLSEISMPAEIQAAHYGEIAYQNEPQIDQLVAQLNGRSVDAIIPAFERTVTLANQLAAAMQRPRIGDLGAKLFRNKLALRSFCQDLPINQPAYQQVTSIEQLRTFFKAHGAMILKPTTLAGSLGVVKITDEAQLASEFAFCQQIAEDADEPVALMAEEMITGAEYSCEYVVQSGHVIFQNLTKKFKFHNEFFVESGHLVPAIVNGQLRQAIYQMMDCLVNAAEIDTAVLHAEWLVTADNQPYLVECAGRRPGDRIVDLITAAYGDDFLWKYCQLLAGQPVSFNATTRNFASQTYFDAQPGVIVNIEHEAALDPCPHQLAVSVGDSVPVFSDSEKRLGYVIISDPDFFHLEDLRHELLATFKIVTEKKAD